The Geotalea uraniireducens Rf4 genome window below encodes:
- the flgM gene encoding flagellar biosynthesis anti-sigma factor FlgM, which produces MKIDDNSQSVVVELSRLQRVEQHAVEGDAKGAEPASKSLKSVDKVNISQSAERFNKTSNTLKGASDFSADKVNELKSKIEAGAYQVSSKDVAEKMLAALSKENDR; this is translated from the coding sequence ATGAAAATAGACGATAATAGCCAGTCAGTGGTGGTAGAACTTTCCAGGCTTCAGAGGGTAGAGCAACATGCAGTCGAGGGGGACGCCAAGGGTGCCGAACCCGCGTCAAAGTCCCTTAAAAGCGTCGACAAGGTGAACATATCCCAAAGTGCAGAGCGTTTCAACAAAACCAGCAACACCCTGAAGGGCGCCTCCGATTTCAGTGCCGACAAGGTTAATGAACTGAAATCGAAGATCGAGGCAGGCGCCTACCAGGTAAGCAGCAAGGATGTGGCTGAAAAGATGCTGGCTGCGCTGTCGAAAGAAAACGATCGCTAG
- the guaB gene encoding IMP dehydrogenase, giving the protein MLDNNIPEGLTFDDVLLLPAHSQILPRDVDLSTHLSRNILLNIPLVSAAMDTVTEARAAISMAREGGIGFIHKNFSIADQAMEVDKVKKSESGMIVDPITMRPHQKIREALEIMAKYRISGVPITKSNGKLVGILTNRDLRFETNLDLLISERMTKRNLVTVPVGTTLEQAKEHLKHTRVEKLLVVDSDKNLKGLITIKDIEKIRKYPNACKDSFGRLRVGGAVGPTADMEARIDALMKAGVDVIVIDTAHGHSQGVIDAVRLAKQNFPGIELVAGNIATADAAEALIKAGVDAIKVGIGPGSICTTRVVAGIGVPQITAIAECAKVARKYGVSLIADGGIKFSGDITKAVASGADVIMVGSLFAGTEESPGDTILYQGRAYKSYRGMGSIGAMKEGSKDRYFQSDVESDVKLVPEGIEGMVPLRGPLSTNVHQLMGGLRAGMGYTGCRTIKELQANGRFLKITGAGLKESHVHDVMITKEAPNYRIEK; this is encoded by the coding sequence ATGTTAGACAACAACATCCCCGAAGGTCTGACCTTCGACGACGTTCTGCTTCTTCCTGCCCATTCCCAGATACTGCCCCGCGATGTTGACCTTTCGACCCATCTTTCCCGCAATATCCTCTTGAATATCCCCCTTGTCAGCGCTGCCATGGATACCGTTACCGAAGCCCGTGCCGCCATCAGCATGGCGAGGGAAGGGGGGATCGGTTTTATCCATAAAAACTTTTCCATAGCGGATCAGGCAATGGAAGTGGACAAGGTAAAGAAAAGCGAATCGGGAATGATCGTCGATCCGATCACCATGCGCCCGCACCAGAAGATCCGCGAAGCCCTGGAGATCATGGCCAAGTACCGGATTTCGGGAGTCCCCATAACCAAGAGCAACGGCAAGCTTGTGGGGATACTGACCAACCGCGATCTCCGCTTCGAGACCAACCTGGATCTCCTCATTTCCGAACGGATGACCAAGCGTAATCTGGTCACCGTGCCGGTAGGGACAACCCTGGAGCAGGCCAAGGAACATCTGAAGCATACCCGCGTCGAAAAGCTGCTGGTTGTCGACAGCGATAAAAACCTGAAGGGGCTCATTACCATCAAGGATATCGAGAAGATCAGGAAATATCCCAACGCCTGCAAGGACAGCTTCGGCCGTTTGCGGGTCGGCGGCGCGGTAGGACCGACTGCCGATATGGAGGCCCGCATTGACGCCCTGATGAAAGCCGGGGTTGACGTGATCGTGATCGACACTGCCCACGGCCACTCGCAAGGGGTCATCGATGCGGTAAGGCTCGCGAAACAGAATTTTCCCGGCATTGAACTGGTGGCCGGCAACATCGCCACCGCCGATGCCGCGGAAGCGCTCATCAAGGCCGGCGTAGATGCCATCAAGGTCGGAATCGGTCCTGGTTCGATCTGCACGACAAGGGTTGTTGCGGGTATCGGAGTGCCGCAGATCACGGCGATTGCCGAGTGTGCAAAAGTCGCCAGAAAATACGGCGTATCTTTGATAGCCGACGGCGGCATAAAATTCTCCGGAGATATTACCAAGGCAGTAGCATCCGGCGCAGACGTAATCATGGTCGGATCGCTCTTTGCCGGCACCGAGGAATCACCCGGCGACACCATTCTCTATCAGGGGCGCGCCTACAAGAGCTATCGGGGGATGGGGTCCATCGGCGCCATGAAGGAAGGGAGCAAGGACCGCTATTTCCAGAGCGACGTGGAGAGCGATGTCAAGCTGGTACCGGAGGGAATCGAGGGTATGGTGCCGCTGCGCGGACCGTTATCTACCAATGTCCACCAGTTGATGGGAGGCCTGCGCGCCGGCATGGGCTATACGGGCTGCCGGACCATCAAGGAGCTGCAGGCAAACGGCCGTTTTCTCAAGATAACCGGCGCCGGACTCAAAGAGTCGCATGTTCATGATGTTATGATTACCAAAGAGGCCCCCAACTACCGTATTGAGAAATAG
- a CDS encoding M42 family metallopeptidase, with protein sequence MRDASFEFLQKLLEAPSPSGYEQPAQRIFRAYIAPFAQVSTDVMGNVFGAIEGIGVERPRVMLVGHSDEIGFQVKYLDDNGFLYFAAIGGVDPHITPGQRVNIHGCKGVVPGVIGKKPIHLMETKERETVVKLDAQYIDIGAANRKEAETLVRVGDPVTFAVGLEKLHGDRVTSRGFDDKAGSFVVAEVLRQVAALSAKLPVDLFGVSSVQEEVGLRGGTTSSYTVNPDIGICVEVDFSTDQPDVDKKHNGEVGIGKGPILPRGANINPVLFELLADTAARENIPVQFTGIPRATGTDANVMQISRGGVATALVKIPLRYMHTPVEVLSLADLENAVRLIVATLARITDKQTFIPS encoded by the coding sequence ATGCGCGATGCATCCTTTGAATTTTTACAGAAACTGCTGGAGGCTCCCAGTCCGTCAGGATACGAGCAACCGGCCCAGCGGATATTCCGCGCTTACATCGCCCCCTTTGCCCAAGTCAGCACCGATGTCATGGGTAATGTCTTCGGTGCCATCGAGGGCATTGGTGTGGAGCGGCCGCGGGTCATGCTGGTCGGTCACTCCGATGAAATAGGTTTTCAGGTCAAGTACTTGGACGACAACGGCTTTCTCTATTTCGCCGCCATCGGTGGGGTTGACCCTCATATTACCCCCGGTCAGCGGGTGAATATCCATGGCTGCAAGGGGGTTGTTCCGGGGGTGATCGGCAAGAAGCCGATCCATCTGATGGAGACCAAGGAGCGGGAGACCGTGGTGAAGCTCGATGCCCAGTACATAGATATCGGCGCTGCTAACAGGAAAGAGGCGGAAACGCTGGTCCGGGTCGGCGACCCGGTGACCTTTGCCGTCGGCCTGGAAAAGCTTCATGGCGACCGGGTCACTTCCCGCGGTTTCGACGACAAGGCGGGGAGTTTTGTCGTTGCGGAGGTGTTGCGGCAGGTGGCGGCGTTAAGCGCAAAACTGCCGGTCGATCTCTTCGGCGTGTCATCGGTGCAGGAGGAAGTGGGGCTGCGAGGAGGAACAACGAGCAGCTATACGGTGAATCCTGATATCGGTATCTGTGTCGAAGTCGATTTTTCCACTGACCAGCCGGACGTTGATAAAAAGCACAACGGTGAAGTGGGGATCGGCAAGGGACCGATTCTGCCGCGGGGGGCGAACATAAACCCTGTCCTGTTCGAGCTTCTTGCCGATACGGCGGCGCGCGAGAACATACCGGTGCAGTTTACCGGCATCCCAAGGGCGACCGGCACCGATGCCAACGTCATGCAGATATCCCGCGGCGGTGTTGCCACGGCCCTGGTGAAAATACCCCTCCGCTACATGCATACTCCTGTGGAGGTACTTTCTTTGGCCGATCTGGAAAACGCCGTCAGGCTGATTGTCGCGACTCTGGCGCGAATAACGGATAAACAGACATTTATCCCGAGCTGA
- a CDS encoding LuxR family transcriptional regulator, with protein MFSAAEILSKKDCFLLLEIVNSCVSCSNVTEAGSIANKTRDLIGFDHAVYGLAKLNHHGCITAYETLNFSYPAEWLDAYRTNNFHLLDPITTENFKNYSLQYWKDTFNTYDVEAKFLSAALDFRLVDGYAIGITNSFRTEGCIFSISGPIKKEPRNELVLNLLAPHLHQAFRQVLSVEKKGKISTTITIREREVLNWIKKGKSSWDISTILAISERTVKFHVDNVMRKLDAVSRIHAVAVALSVGLIDID; from the coding sequence ATGTTCAGCGCAGCAGAGATTTTATCCAAAAAGGATTGTTTCCTCCTGCTTGAGATTGTCAACTCGTGCGTTTCTTGCTCAAACGTAACAGAAGCAGGGAGTATTGCAAATAAAACCAGAGATCTCATCGGTTTCGACCATGCAGTCTACGGTCTAGCTAAATTGAACCACCACGGCTGCATAACTGCCTATGAGACACTAAATTTCTCCTACCCCGCTGAATGGCTCGACGCCTATCGGACCAACAACTTTCATTTGCTGGATCCGATTACAACGGAAAATTTCAAGAATTACAGCTTGCAGTACTGGAAAGATACTTTCAATACCTATGATGTAGAGGCGAAGTTCCTTTCAGCAGCTCTAGACTTTCGTCTCGTAGACGGTTATGCAATTGGCATCACCAATAGTTTCAGGACCGAAGGGTGTATCTTTTCCATTTCAGGCCCCATCAAGAAGGAGCCACGCAACGAACTGGTTCTGAATCTCCTTGCCCCTCACCTTCACCAAGCCTTTCGCCAAGTCCTATCAGTTGAGAAAAAAGGCAAGATATCAACCACCATTACCATCCGTGAAAGAGAGGTGCTCAACTGGATCAAGAAAGGCAAGAGCTCCTGGGACATCTCTACTATTCTTGCCATAAGCGAGCGGACCGTGAAGTTCCATGTCGATAATGTCATGAGAAAGCTTGATGCAGTGAGTCGGATCCACGCTGTTGCCGTAGCTTTGTCGGTCGGCTTGATTGATATCGACTGA
- a CDS encoding HAD family hydrolase encodes MQTIKLIIFDLDGTLSDSLADLTDATNQVRRHFNMADLTAEHVRKLVGEGARKLLERALPGASEDEIEEGLRIFLAYNNTHIADKTRLYPGVKEALDELKKRGKLLAVISNKNVALCQKLLAVLGVDGYFAAVLGADSLPFRKPSPAPVLKLLADFSISADEALMVGDSINDIAAGKGAGVTTVGCSYGYGDEGDIIGADYRINALPGLLELPI; translated from the coding sequence ATGCAGACAATCAAGTTGATCATTTTCGACCTGGACGGGACCCTTTCCGATTCCCTGGCTGACCTGACCGATGCGACCAACCAGGTGCGCCGTCACTTCAACATGGCGGATTTAACTGCGGAGCATGTGCGGAAGCTGGTTGGTGAGGGTGCGCGGAAGCTGCTCGAACGTGCATTGCCGGGGGCTTCAGAGGATGAAATCGAAGAAGGATTGCGTATCTTTCTCGCTTATAATAACACGCATATTGCCGATAAAACCAGGCTCTATCCGGGGGTAAAGGAAGCCCTCGACGAGCTGAAGAAGCGGGGAAAACTGCTGGCCGTCATTTCCAACAAAAACGTTGCTCTCTGCCAAAAGCTCCTGGCCGTACTCGGTGTAGACGGATATTTCGCAGCCGTACTCGGCGCAGATTCGCTGCCGTTTCGCAAACCGTCGCCTGCCCCGGTTCTGAAGCTGCTGGCCGATTTCAGCATCTCGGCCGACGAGGCCTTGATGGTGGGAGACAGCATCAACGACATCGCCGCCGGCAAAGGTGCAGGGGTAACGACGGTCGGATGCAGTTACGGCTATGGAGATGAGGGTGATATTATCGGGGCGGACTACCGGATAAATGCGCTTCCCGGGTTGCTGGAACTCCCCATCTGA
- the guaA gene encoding glutamine-hydrolyzing GMP synthase, which yields MTTDIHSEKILILDFGSQVTQLIARRVREQSIYCEIHPYSMSFEKIKEFAPKGIILSGGPSSVYDKDAPHSDLGVFDLGLPVLGICYGMQLMTQQLGGKVERSDKREFGGSSLQLDDVSDLFAGFDGAADVWMSHGDRIEEMPAGFQVIAHTEHCPVAAMKDEKRHFYGVQFHPEVVHTPRGDEMFGNFLFNICGCEPTWTMANFIETEIESIRRKVGTGRVLCALSGGVDSSVVAVLIHKAIGDQLHCVFVNNGLLRKGEAEKVVNLFSKHFRINLDYVDASDRFLEKLSGVSDPETKRKIIGNEFIYLFEEEAKKIGKVDYLAQGTLYPDVIESVSTKGPSAVIKSHHNVGGLPEKMNLKLLEPVRELFKDEVRLLGKELGMPDEVIYRQPFPGPGLAIRCIGELSRENLDILREADAIVIDEIRKAGLYREIWQSFAVLLPVKTVGVMGDARTYENTVALRAVNSLDGMTADWVKLPYELLGSISSRIINEVKGVNRVVYDISQKPPATIEWE from the coding sequence ATGACTACCGACATACACTCCGAAAAAATTCTCATCCTTGATTTCGGCTCCCAGGTGACCCAGTTGATTGCCCGGCGGGTCAGGGAGCAGAGCATATACTGCGAAATTCATCCTTACTCCATGAGTTTTGAGAAAATCAAGGAGTTCGCCCCGAAGGGGATCATTCTTTCCGGCGGTCCTTCCAGCGTTTACGATAAGGATGCGCCCCACTCCGATCTCGGTGTGTTTGACCTGGGGCTTCCCGTGCTGGGCATCTGCTACGGCATGCAGCTGATGACCCAGCAGCTCGGGGGAAAGGTTGAGCGCTCGGACAAGCGCGAATTCGGCGGTTCTTCCTTGCAGCTTGACGATGTGAGCGACCTGTTCGCTGGTTTCGACGGAGCTGCGGATGTCTGGATGTCCCACGGCGACCGGATCGAGGAGATGCCGGCCGGTTTCCAGGTGATCGCCCATACCGAGCATTGCCCTGTTGCGGCAATGAAGGACGAGAAGCGGCATTTCTACGGCGTCCAGTTCCACCCGGAGGTGGTGCACACCCCGCGCGGCGACGAGATGTTCGGCAACTTCCTCTTCAATATCTGCGGTTGTGAACCCACCTGGACCATGGCCAACTTCATCGAAACAGAGATCGAGTCCATCCGCCGCAAGGTGGGGACCGGCAGGGTTCTCTGCGCACTTTCCGGCGGCGTCGATTCTTCGGTCGTGGCGGTCCTCATTCACAAGGCGATAGGCGACCAGCTCCATTGCGTCTTTGTCAACAACGGCCTGCTCCGCAAAGGTGAAGCAGAGAAAGTCGTCAACCTGTTCAGCAAGCATTTCCGCATCAACCTCGATTATGTGGACGCCAGCGATCGTTTCCTGGAAAAACTGAGCGGCGTTTCCGATCCGGAAACAAAACGGAAGATCATCGGCAATGAGTTCATTTACCTGTTCGAGGAAGAGGCGAAAAAGATCGGCAAGGTCGACTACCTGGCCCAAGGGACTCTCTATCCCGACGTCATCGAATCGGTCTCCACCAAGGGGCCGTCAGCGGTCATCAAGAGCCATCACAACGTGGGCGGTCTGCCGGAGAAGATGAATCTGAAACTCCTGGAGCCGGTCCGCGAACTGTTCAAAGACGAAGTTCGCCTCCTGGGGAAGGAACTGGGGATGCCGGACGAGGTCATCTACCGTCAGCCGTTTCCAGGCCCGGGGTTGGCTATTCGCTGTATCGGCGAACTTTCCAGGGAGAATCTCGATATCCTGCGCGAGGCGGATGCCATCGTTATCGACGAGATCAGAAAAGCAGGGCTCTACCGGGAAATCTGGCAATCCTTTGCCGTGCTGTTGCCGGTGAAGACCGTCGGCGTCATGGGAGATGCCCGAACCTACGAAAACACCGTGGCCCTGAGGGCGGTCAATTCCCTTGACGGCATGACCGCCGACTGGGTAAAATTGCCTTACGAGTTGTTGGGAAGCATTTCTTCGCGGATCATCAACGAGGTCAAAGGGGTCAACCGGGTCGTCTACGATATCAGCCAGAAACCGCCCGCGACCATAGAATGGGAATAG
- a CDS encoding group II intron maturase-specific domain-containing protein, which yields MITWYRDRLCRSYHQAAFVWVIGPSGKARTKFKRKVRELTKRNNPLSMYQLIQSLNEYLRGWVNYFRIQEFKNIFRDLDSWIRSRLRSTQLKKWKKPHKFQRMMIRSGYKPEDAHKIWVKMNRWRSVNRKEVRFVMSLYWFRAQGLVFLNDFTM from the coding sequence ATCATAACCTGGTACCGTGACAGATTATGTCGTAGTTACCATCAGGCAGCCTTTGTTTGGGTTATAGGTCCGAGTGGGAAAGCGCGGACTAAGTTCAAGAGAAAAGTCCGGGAGCTGACTAAAAGAAACAACCCGTTGTCGATGTACCAGCTGATCCAGAGCCTGAACGAGTACCTAAGGGGATGGGTGAATTACTTCAGAATCCAGGAGTTCAAGAACATATTCAGAGACCTTGATTCATGGATTCGAAGTCGGCTTCGTTCCACACAGCTGAAGAAATGGAAAAAGCCGCATAAGTTCCAGCGGATGATGATCCGTTCGGGATACAAACCCGAAGACGCTCATAAGATTTGGGTCAAGATGAACAGGTGGCGATCCGTGAATCGCAAAGAGGTTCGATTTGTGATGAGCCTCTACTGGTTCAGGGCGCAAGGGCTGGTATTTCTCAATGACTTCACGATGTAA
- a CDS encoding IS110 family RNA-guided transposase — translation MEKLITFVGLDVHKNSISVALADAGRNAEVRHYRTIGGGLDDLDRLVKKLASTSKELRFVYEAGPCGYDIFRFLTDKNFDCAVVSPAHIPKSPADRIKTDRHDAMMLARLHRAGELTYVFVPRTDDEAMRDLTRAREDAKKAQRISKQQLGGMLLRLGFRYPKDNWTKLHFNWLADQKMPMPAQQVVFQEYINTIKEATARVERLTQQIETLVPTWRMAPVVKALQALRGVSLIVAATTVAEIGDLTRFDHPKKLMTYLGLVPSL, via the coding sequence ATGGAAAAGCTTATCACATTTGTTGGTCTCGATGTACACAAAAACTCGATTAGTGTGGCCCTTGCCGATGCCGGTCGCAATGCCGAGGTAAGGCATTATAGGACTATCGGTGGAGGACTTGACGATCTTGATCGTCTGGTAAAGAAGCTGGCCTCTACGAGTAAGGAACTCCGTTTCGTGTATGAAGCCGGTCCCTGCGGTTATGATATTTTTCGCTTCTTGACAGACAAAAATTTTGACTGTGCCGTGGTGTCACCTGCACATATACCCAAGAGCCCTGCTGACCGGATCAAGACGGATCGTCATGACGCCATGATGCTTGCTCGCCTTCACCGTGCCGGAGAATTGACCTACGTGTTCGTACCCCGTACGGATGACGAGGCCATGCGTGACCTCACTCGCGCGAGGGAGGACGCCAAAAAAGCACAGCGTATATCGAAACAACAATTAGGTGGCATGCTGCTTCGCTTAGGCTTCAGGTATCCAAAGGATAACTGGACAAAACTGCACTTTAACTGGCTCGCCGATCAGAAGATGCCTATGCCAGCGCAACAGGTGGTGTTCCAAGAATATATAAACACCATTAAAGAAGCCACTGCACGAGTAGAACGACTCACCCAGCAGATTGAGACGCTGGTTCCCACTTGGCGCATGGCTCCCGTTGTCAAGGCACTGCAAGCGCTCCGGGGAGTTTCCCTCATCGTGGCAGCAACTACAGTAGCGGAGATTGGCGACCTTACGAGGTTCGATCACCCCAAGAAGCTCATGACGTATCTCGGCCTTGTTCCTTCCCTATAG
- a CDS encoding bifunctional nuclease family protein, which produces MYHEMKIFGFALDAIAQMPVIILKDDAGENSVPIWISTQESVSLAVELISRDISFQSGRGDLLTVLMQQMGMRIEKIAIESLRDGVFAASVKFGGKSKKHLVDVRVSEAMMAALKYKLPVMVHEEVVKQAPMLDLNEGHFSRETDARRFVDFLENLDPAAMGKYPM; this is translated from the coding sequence ATGTATCACGAGATGAAAATATTCGGTTTTGCCCTGGATGCCATCGCGCAAATGCCGGTAATAATCCTGAAGGATGATGCGGGTGAGAATTCGGTGCCGATCTGGATCAGCACTCAAGAATCCGTCTCGCTTGCTGTCGAGCTTATCAGTCGGGACATATCTTTCCAGAGCGGGCGGGGCGACTTGCTGACGGTTCTCATGCAGCAGATGGGGATGAGGATTGAAAAGATTGCCATCGAAAGTCTGCGGGACGGCGTGTTTGCCGCATCGGTCAAGTTCGGCGGCAAAAGCAAAAAACATCTGGTCGATGTGCGTGTCAGCGAGGCGATGATGGCTGCCCTCAAGTATAAACTGCCGGTAATGGTGCATGAAGAGGTTGTGAAGCAGGCACCCATGCTTGATTTGAATGAAGGGCATTTTTCCCGGGAAACCGATGCACGCCGTTTTGTGGATTTTCTGGAAAATCTCGATCCTGCTGCGATGGGGAAGTATCCGATGTAG
- a CDS encoding tRNA nucleotidyltransferase/poly(A) polymerase family protein — protein MITDLEKIAADENVRIIGGLAGEFAVKAYLVGGGVRDLLLGRRLKDLDFALTGACAELPRRFAKSIGGSFFWLDEERLQGRVVRKGGDGVLTFDFAPQRGETIEEDLSQRDFTINALALPLAGGKYALIDPTGGFSDLQKGIIRACSPASFSDDPLRLLRAVRFAATLGFAIDEASRQTITMESALLERVAGERVRDELFQILAAPGIETSLNALLDSGLLGQIVPLVMFGAGSLPTAEERRSSVEHRIAVAGRVERIIAEPADYFPAGNEQLLQHLRREVEAGISILSLVKLAALIDSKAAPGALEVVAGKLRLGNRSRRILRSSASDGASLSAMTPEKLSDRAMYRFFRDSEPAGPGLIIIALAGGAAAIELCARLITYYFSGYVAEGADLLLSGSEVMRLLGCGPGPAVGEAMERLREAESTGMASTKAEAEAFLTKNLLTKEAPIG, from the coding sequence ATGATAACCGACCTGGAGAAAATAGCCGCAGATGAAAACGTGCGGATAATCGGCGGATTGGCCGGGGAATTTGCCGTAAAGGCTTACCTGGTCGGAGGAGGGGTGCGAGATCTTCTCCTTGGAAGAAGGCTGAAGGACCTCGATTTTGCCCTGACCGGAGCATGTGCGGAACTGCCTCGGCGGTTTGCCAAAAGCATCGGCGGGAGTTTTTTCTGGCTGGATGAGGAAAGGCTTCAGGGGAGGGTGGTGCGAAAAGGCGGGGACGGTGTCCTTACGTTCGATTTTGCCCCGCAGCGGGGGGAAACCATCGAAGAAGACCTGTCGCAGCGCGATTTTACCATCAATGCGCTGGCGTTGCCTCTTGCGGGAGGCAAGTATGCTCTCATTGATCCGACCGGCGGCTTTTCCGATCTGCAGAAAGGCATCATCCGCGCCTGTTCCCCGGCATCTTTCAGCGACGACCCGCTGCGCCTCCTGCGCGCCGTTCGCTTTGCGGCAACTCTCGGCTTTGCCATCGACGAAGCATCCCGGCAGACCATCACCATGGAATCGGCCCTCCTGGAACGCGTGGCAGGGGAACGGGTCAGGGACGAACTGTTCCAGATCCTGGCTGCGCCCGGAATCGAGACGTCGCTGAACGCGCTGCTAGACTCCGGCCTGCTGGGGCAGATTGTCCCCCTTGTCATGTTCGGCGCAGGCAGCCTGCCGACAGCCGAAGAACGCCGATCTTCCGTTGAACACCGCATTGCCGTCGCCGGACGGGTAGAGCGGATCATTGCAGAACCGGCCGATTATTTCCCCGCTGGAAATGAACAGCTCTTGCAGCATCTCCGTCGTGAGGTGGAAGCGGGGATCAGCATCTTGTCCCTCGTGAAGCTGGCAGCATTGATCGACAGCAAGGCTGCTCCAGGGGCGCTAGAGGTCGTTGCCGGGAAACTGCGGCTGGGCAACCGGTCGCGCCGCATCCTCCGAAGCTCGGCAAGCGATGGCGCCTCCCTGTCCGCCATGACCCCGGAAAAGCTCTCCGACCGGGCCATGTACCGCTTTTTCAGAGATTCCGAACCGGCCGGTCCCGGGCTCATAATTATCGCCCTGGCCGGCGGGGCGGCTGCAATTGAGCTCTGCGCCAGGCTCATCACCTACTACTTCAGCGGTTATGTGGCGGAAGGAGCAGACCTGCTCCTTTCCGGCTCGGAAGTAATGCGCCTCCTCGGTTGCGGGCCGGGACCGGCAGTTGGAGAGGCAATGGAACGTTTGCGGGAAGCGGAAAGCACCGGCATGGCAAGCACCAAGGCAGAAGCAGAGGCCTTTCTCACGAAAAACCTGTTGACAAAAGAGGCGCCGATAGGCTAA
- a CDS encoding ParM/StbA family protein: protein MDVLVCDLGFSSATWIYGGRKGRIISAFSYNGENLLIGEEALLSSGSSYLKTMEELGRYYPVFIEHCQKVAATGGDLLLAVGLPYSYWQEQNKPGGAVPALAKSLTCGAIKEVAIFPQGLGGIRDYLDKLDERPTGNVLGIDIGFNTIIFTLFSPQRKQIIYGKTLNKRGVHQMATGFLLPRIKSLAPSGTFTPVEIAFLIEKGYLQYGFERHDVTKEIHEAGIAYIEHIIRDVQGELQAHVGMHADFDRVLLFGGGAALLKDEFPAKNIEVVILPEPEFANARGFLSLAGGK, encoded by the coding sequence ATGGACGTGCTGGTTTGTGATCTAGGCTTTTCATCGGCAACGTGGATCTACGGCGGGCGCAAAGGAAGGATAATTTCCGCCTTCAGCTACAACGGCGAGAATCTGCTGATAGGGGAAGAGGCGCTGTTGTCATCCGGTTCTTCTTACCTGAAAACGATGGAGGAACTGGGAAGGTATTACCCGGTCTTCATCGAACACTGCCAAAAGGTGGCGGCGACCGGGGGAGACTTACTCCTTGCGGTCGGGCTTCCTTATTCCTATTGGCAAGAGCAGAACAAACCCGGCGGAGCGGTTCCCGCACTGGCGAAGTCTTTGACCTGCGGCGCGATCAAGGAAGTCGCAATATTTCCCCAGGGTCTCGGCGGTATCAGGGACTATCTGGACAAGTTGGATGAGCGTCCAACTGGGAACGTGCTCGGCATCGACATCGGATTCAACACCATCATCTTCACATTGTTCTCACCACAGCGGAAACAGATCATCTATGGCAAGACCCTCAACAAGCGCGGGGTGCATCAGATGGCAACGGGTTTCCTTCTCCCACGCATCAAGAGCCTTGCCCCATCAGGAACCTTCACGCCGGTCGAGATAGCGTTCCTGATCGAGAAGGGTTATCTCCAATATGGCTTCGAGCGGCATGATGTCACCAAAGAGATCCACGAAGCCGGCATCGCTTACATTGAGCATATCATCAGGGATGTTCAGGGGGAATTGCAGGCACACGTAGGAATGCATGCGGATTTTGATCGAGTGCTGCTGTTTGGTGGTGGCGCCGCCCTGCTCAAGGATGAATTCCCGGCCAAGAATATCGAGGTCGTTATACTTCCCGAGCCTGAATTTGCCAATGCCAGGGGCTTCCTATCGCTTGCCGGCGGAAAGTGA
- a CDS encoding IS1595 family transposase, with amino-acid sequence MYYMVHSSKGVSSVFMGRWLGISQKTAWKLCHSIREMMDTSHENFPAVGGVVEIDEKFLGGKPRKEKGVVHKRGKGTRKQGILVMVKRHGIVRAELIDSASIEDIRPHVERHVDKDSYLMTDQNPAYRSIAAKYAGHSYVNHSYDEFARGEVHNNTAESFNAQLERTKQGVFHWLSKDHMKRYINEIAFRWNHRLPEKNRKGKIVMKPMPVLTLLESLLGCAVWRGIRRTPNGSFRVCSNYV; translated from the coding sequence ATGTACTACATGGTCCATTCCAGCAAAGGAGTTTCCTCCGTCTTCATGGGCCGCTGGCTAGGTATCTCACAGAAGACCGCCTGGAAGCTCTGCCACTCAATCCGGGAAATGATGGATACCAGCCACGAGAATTTCCCCGCGGTTGGCGGTGTCGTCGAGATTGACGAGAAATTCCTTGGTGGCAAGCCCCGCAAAGAGAAGGGTGTGGTCCACAAGCGTGGCAAAGGGACCAGAAAGCAGGGCATTCTTGTCATGGTCAAACGCCATGGCATCGTCAGAGCTGAACTGATCGATAGCGCCAGTATCGAGGACATCCGACCCCATGTTGAACGACACGTGGACAAGGATTCGTACCTTATGACGGATCAGAACCCGGCATACCGATCAATTGCAGCGAAATATGCGGGACACTCGTATGTTAACCATAGCTACGATGAGTTCGCCAGAGGTGAAGTCCATAACAACACCGCGGAATCCTTTAACGCCCAGCTCGAACGTACAAAGCAGGGGGTGTTTCACTGGCTTAGCAAGGACCACATGAAACGCTACATCAACGAGATCGCGTTTCGCTGGAATCACCGGTTGCCGGAGAAGAATAGAAAAGGCAAGATCGTGATGAAACCAATGCCTGTATTGACACTGTTGGAGTCGCTCCTGGGCTGCGCCGTCTGGAGGGGGATCAGAAGGACACCCAACGGCAGTTTCAGAGTTTGCTCCAACTATGTATGA